In the genome of Actinomadura luzonensis, the window TGACCAGGTCCACGATCTGCTGGGAGATGAAGTTCTCGCGCTGCCGCGAGACGGTCTCGACGAAGCGGATGTTGCGCTCGCTGCCGGTCAGGTCTCTCGCCACCAGCCGGGCCATCTCGGCGTCGAAGCCGGTGACGCGCCCGGTGGCCGGGTCCTTGTAGCCGAACATCGGCTGGTCGAACTTGATCCCCACCACCAGCACGCCGCGGTCCCTGATGCGGGCCATCGTCGAGCCCTCGGGGAAGGCCTCCTCCGCGCCGCAGCCGGCCGGTAACAGGCACAGCAGCCCGGCGAGCAGCACCGGGAGCACCACCCTGACGCCCGCGGCGCGCCGCGACAGGGGGGTCACCGGGCGCGGTACCGGTGCTGGGGGCGGCCGGTCGGCCCGTACCTCGGCCGGGTCTCCACCAGGCCCCGGTCGGCCAGGTGCTCCAGGTAGCGGCGGGCGGTGGCGCGGCTGACGCCGATGCTGGCGGCCAGCTCGTGCGCCGAGACGTCCTCCTCGACCTCGGCCAGCGCGTCCAGCACCGCCTGCTCGGTGGCGGCGGAGATGCTCTTCGGGCGGAACGGCTGGTCGGTGTGCAGGGAGCGGAAGATGCGGTCGATCTCCTGCTGCTCGGCGAAGCGGCCGCTCGCCTCCAGCTGCTGGGAGGTGGCCGCGTAGCGCAGCAGCGTCTGCTCCAGCGTCCCCGTGCGGGTGGGCTTGACCAGGTAGTAGAGCGCGCCGCGCTGGATGGCGGCGCGGACCGTCGCCGACTCCTTGCGGCCGGAGATCACGATCACGTCGGCGGGCGGCTGCTCCGGCCGCCGCAGCCGGTGGGCCACCTCCAGGCCCGGCAGGTCGGGCAGGTGGAGGTCGAGCAGGACCAGCCGCGGCGCGAACCGGGCGGCGGCGGCCAGCGCGGCGTGCCCGCTGTGGGCGATGCCCACCACTCTGAACCCGAGCACCCGGTTGACCTGCGCCTGCAACGCGGCGGTCACGACCGGGTCGTCGTCCACGATGAGAACGGTGATGTCCCTGGGCTGAGGCACCGCACGCTCCTCGCTTCATCTGACAGAGGTTCAGTGCAGCTTAGGTGGCTTTTGTTAAATAAGATCGACTTTAGCGCATTCTGCTCAGGCCGATCCTCCCACGGACCCCCGACTCCTCCTAGTCTGGACGCGGGCCCAGGGGAGGAGACGGACGCCGGTGAGATGGCTGCTCGCGGTGACGGCTCTGTGGACCCTGCTCGGCCTGCTGCCCCTGGCGCTGCTGACCTCCTCCAGCATCGGCCTGTCGGAGCAGGCGGTCCGCAGCGAGGTCACCGACCGCGTCAAGACCACCGCCTCGGTCAGCCGGGTCGTCGTGGAGCAGCAGATGGGCTCGCTCAAGCAGCTCGTCATCGCCTTCGCCGAGCAGCCCCGGGTGCGCGAGGCCGTCGAGACGGCCACCGCCGGCTCCGACAGCGTCGCCGACGCCAGGACCACCGAGGACGTCACCGCGCAGACCCTGCGCGGCTACCTCGGCGAGCTGAAGCGCATGCGCGACGACGGCGTCAGCGGCCTCATCCTCACCTCGCCGGAGGCCGACATGCTGGGCGCCGAGCCGCCCAGCGCCCTGCCCCAGGACCTCGGCAACACCGACTGGTACCGCGCGGTGCGCGACCGCCGGCAGGCGCACGTGTCGCAGGCGTACACGCCGACCATGAAGGACGTCTCCCGCGCCGTCGCCGTGGCCGCGCCCATCCCCAGCGCCGACGGCAAGCGCATGGTCGGCATCCTCACCGTCGTCTACAGCCTGGACGCCATCCAGCGCTTCGCCAGGGAGGCCGCCGAGGCCCAGGACATCCGGCTGCTCATCACCGACCGCGCCGGCGTGCTCGTCGCCGACCCCGGCCGGCAGCTCTACGCCCTGACCTCGCTGCGGGAGGACCCGCGCGTGGACGCCGCCCTCGCCGGCCGCACCTGGAACGGCGAGTTCCGCGGCATCGACGGCACCGTCCTGTCCGCCTCCGAGCCCATCCCCAGCATCGGCTGGACGGTGACCGCCGAGGTCTCGGCGTCCGAGGCGCTGGCCTCCGCCGAGAAGCTGCGCGCCAACGTCGCCACCGTCGCGGCCCTGCTCGCCCTGCTCATCCTCATCGGCCTCGGCATCCAGATCCACACCACCCGGGGCCGCCGCCGCGCCCAGGCCACGCTCGCCCGCTACGCCGCCGAGCTGGCCGCCGCCCGCGACGAGGCGGTCAGCGCCTCCAGCGCCAAGTCCGAGTTCCTGGCCAAGATCAGCCACGAGATCCGCACCCCGATCAACGGCGTGCTCGGCATGAACTCCCTGCTCATGGGCACCCGCCTGGACGACGAGCAGCGCCACTACGCCACCACCGCCCAGGAGTCGGCGCAGAACGTGCTGCGCCTGCTCGACGACTTCCTCGACCTGTCCAGGATCGAGGCCGGCCACCTCCAGGTCGAGGACACGCCGTTCGACCTGCCCCGCCTGTGCGACGAGGTGGTGGCGCCGCTCGCGCCGCTCGCCTACGAGCAGGGCCTGTGGCTGACGCTCCGCCTGGACGAGAACGTGCCCCGCCAGGTCGCCGGCGACCCGGCGCGGCTGCGCCAGATCCTCGTCAACCTGGTCGGCAACGCGCTGAAGTTCACCGTCCAGGGCGGCGTCGACCTGCACGTCAGCCTGGAGGAGGGCGGCCAGGGCGAGCCGCGCGTGACGCTGCGCTTCGCCGTCTCCGACACCGGCGTCGGCGTCCCGCCCGACGACCGCGAGCGCGTCTTCGGCGTCTTCCGCCAGGTCGACTCGCCCATCACCCGCCGCACCGGCGGCAGCGGCCTCGGCCTCGCCATCGCCAGGCAGCTCACCGAGCTGATGGGCGGCGAGATCGGGCTCGACAGCGTGGAGGGCGTGGGCAGCCGGTTCTGGGTGCGGCTGCCGCTGGACGTGCTCACCTGGTCCGAGCCCGGCGCCGGGGCGCTGGAGGGGCGGCGGGCGCTGGTCGCCGACGCCCGGCCCGAGGACCGGGCGCTGGCCGGGCGCTACCTGTCCGAGGCGGGCCTCGCCGTGGAGGAGACCAGAGACGCCCGCTCGGCGCTGGTCCTGCTGCGCACGGCCGCGGCCGGCGGGAACCCGTACGAGCTGGCCGTCGTCGCCCTCGACCTCGGTGCCGACAGCGGCTCACTCGCCCACGCCATCCTCAGCGACCCGCTGCTCCAGGGCACCAGCGTGGTCGTGGTCGTCACCCCGGGCCGGGCGCGCTTCGCCTGGCCGGCCGCCGCGGGGGAACGGGCCGTGCAGTCGATCACCCGTCCGCTCAGCCGGCGCCGCCTGCTCGCCGCCGTCGAGAACGCCCTCGGCGTCGCCGAGGGCCACCCCGGCGAGGCGCGCGAGCCGGTCCAGGACGCCGCCGGCGAGCACGGCGGCGCGCGCATCCTGGTCGCCGAGGACGACGAGGTCAGCCGCCAGGTCGCCATGCTCGTGCTGCGGCAGGCCGGGCACGAGGTCGACACCGTCGACGACGGCGCGCAGGCGGTGCGGGCCGTGCTGTCCGGCGGGTACGACCTGGTGTTCATGGACTGCCAGCTCCCCGTGCTCGACGGCCTGGCCGCCACCGCCGAGATCCGCCGGCGCGAGGAGGCGCGCACCCCCATCATCGCGATGACCGCCGCCGCCATGCCGGAGGACCGCATCCGCTGCCTGGAGGCCGGCATGGACGACCACCTGGCCAAGCCGGTGGACTGGCCGCGGGTGCTGGCCCGCGTCCCGGAGTGGGCGTCCTTCGGCGACGTGCCGGCCGAGCTGGCGGGGCTGTCGCCGGAGGCGGTCGCGGACGTGGCGGCGGCGTACCTGGCGACCGCGCGGCGGACGTTCGACGACCTGCTGGCGGCGGCCGACGCCGGCGACCTCGCCCAGGTGGCGGCGCTGGCGCACCGGCTCAAGGGGAGCTGCGCGACCGTGGGGGCCGCGCGGGAGGCGGAGCTGTGCCGGCAGGTCGAGGACCTGGCGCGGGTGGGGGCGGTCGAGCGGGAGGCCATCGAGGAGCTGGACGAGCTGCTCAAGGAGACGCCGCAATGGATGCACGGCTGACCCCCGGCCTCGCGGTCCTCCCCGGCCTCGCGGTCCTCCCCGGCCTCGCAGGGCGTCTCGGCGGGGTCAGTCGCACCCCGAGCAGCAGTCGCAGCAGTTGCCGCAATTGCAGCAGTTACCGCACTCGCAGCAGCTCCCGTCGCCGAAGTAGCAGCGGTCCTCGCACGGCCGGCCGGCCCTCCTGCTCCACCGCGGCCGCCACAGCCCGCAGGTGAGGAAGGTGCCGATCCCGGCGGCCGACTTCCTGACCCAGCCCGGCCGCTCGTAGGAGGCCGTCTCGGCGGCGGCGAAGGCGCGGCCGATCGCGCGCCGCACCTCGGCGCCGAGCAGCACGTCCACCAGGTGCCGGTCCGCGAGGTCGGCCTCGCGCAGCGCCAGGTCGAGGCCGTGGGCCGCGTCCTCGCACAGCCGCCGGGCCTCCTCGCGCGAGGTGCCGGTCGCGGCCAGCGGGTTGAACGCGCCGCGCGCCGCGTCGCCGTCGCCGTCCTCGACCGCGTCCAGCAGGTGCGCGAGCCGGCCGAAGAAGCGGCCCGCCTCGGCCAGCGGGGCGGCGTTGCCCGGCCGCCCGGCCAGCGTCGCGGTGTGCGCGAACGCCGCCGCCACCGCCTCCTCCGTGGGCGCCGTCAGCGCCAGCAGGCCGGTGCCGGGCCCGGCGGACCGTTCCACGTCGAGCTGGCGCTCCACCGTCTCGGCGGTCAGCGCGGCGGCGTCGAAGCCCACCCCCGCCGCCAGCCGGGCGCCGCCCTCCTGCCAGCGGGCGGCCAGCGCGCGCCGCGCCGTGACCGTGCCGAACGCGGCCTCGCCGTCGGCCACGTGGTCGCAGCTTCCCGGCCGCCAGCACCAGCGACACCGCCGCCGCCAGCCGCGCCCCGGCCGCCCGCGCGTCCACGACCTCGGCGGGACGGAACCCGCGCAGCGCGCACGGCCCGGCCGTCCTGCGCGGCCCGCCCTGCGGGAGCTGCGCCTCGGTGAGGACGGACACCACCAGCGTGTCGTAGTTGGTGGCCAGCCGGGCGGCCTGCCCCTGCCCGTCGCGCAACGTCAGGCACAGCCCGCACAGGTGCGCCCGCCAGGCCCGCATCAGCGACGGGCAGCCGTGGGCGGCGCACGGGCGGAGGATTCCGAACACGAGGACCTCACTCGGGGGGTGAACACAAGGGCTGGCGCGCATCGTAGGACCTGCCGCCGCGCGGGCGCACGCCGCCCCCCGCTCTGGCCGTCCCCGTTCGCTCCCGGCCCCGCCATGGGGGTTTTCCGCCATCGAGGTCGGCGGTCCGCCCCCATGGCCGCCGGGCGCCCGCCCGCCTAGCGTGGTGCGGCGTGATCAGCTTGACGGGTTTGAGCAAACGGTACGGCGACCGCCTCGCCCTCGACGACGTGACCCTCGACGTGCGGCCCGGCGCCGTGACCGGCTTCCTCGGGCCGAACGGCGCGGGCAAGTCGACGACGATGCGCCTGATCCTGGGCCTCGACCGGCCCACGGCGGGGACGGCCCTGATCGGCGGCGTCCCGTACCACCGGCTGCGCGACCCCCTGCGCTCGGTGGGCGCGCTGCTGGACGCGCGGGCGCTGCACCCGGGCCGCACCGGCGAGGCCCACCTGATCGCGCTGGCCCGCAGCAACGGCATCCCGCGCCGGCGGGTGGCCGAGGTACTGGAGACCGTCGGCCTCGCGGGCGCGGCGCGCAGGCGGGCCGGGACGTTGTCGCTCGGCATGGCCCAGCGGCTCGGCATCGCGGCGGCGCTGCTCGGCGACCCCGGGGTGCTGCTGTTCGACGAGCCGGTCAACGGGCTCGACCCGGACGGGGTGCGGTGGGTGCGGGGGCTGATGCGGTCGCTGGCCGCCGAGGGCCGGACGGTGTTCGTCTCCAGCCACCTCATGAGCGAGATGCAGCTCACCGCCGACCACCTGGTGGTGATCGGGCAGGGCCGGCTCATCGCGGACGCGCCGCTGGCCGAGGTCATCGCGGGCAGCTCGCTGACGGCCGTGGTCGTCCGCACCCCGCACGCCCGCGAGCTGGCCGCCCGGCTGCGCGCCGCCGGGGTCGAGGTGACCCGGTCCGGCGAGAACGAGCTGGTCGCGACGGGCGCGCCCATCGAGCGGGTGGGCGACCTGGCGCACGAGGCGGGCGTCAGGCTGCACGGGCTGCGGACCCGGGAGGCGTCCCTGGAGCAGGCCTATCACGAGCTGACCGAGCAGAGCGTCGAGTACGGCGCGGGGAGGGCGAAGGGATGAGCGCGGGGATGAACGCGGGGATGAGCGCGGACAGGGGAACGGACAGGGGCGCGGGCATGGGCGCGGGCGCCGGGTGGGGGCCGGTGCGGAGCCTGTGGCAGGCGGCGGTGGCCGAGTGGGGGAAGCTGTGGTCGGTGCGTTCCACCTGGTGGTGCCTGGCGGGCGCGGCCGCGCTCATGGTGCTCGCCGCCGTGACCCTCGGCGGCGCGTCGGCCACGGACGCCCTGCGCGCGGCCCGCGAGCCGGGCGCGCCGCCCGCGGCACCGGTCGTGGCCGGCGAGCCGGTGGTCTCGGCGACCATCTTCGCCCAGTTCGCCCTGGTGGCGCTGGCCATGCTGACGGTCACCGCCGAGTACGCCACCGGCTCCGTCCGCGTCACCCTCCAGGCCGTCCCGGTGCGCGGCGTGATGCTGGCGGCCAAGGCGCTCGTGCTGGCGCCGGTGATGTTCGCGGCGGGCGTGCTGTCGGGCGCGGTGGCGGTGGCGGCCGTCTACGCGCTGCTGTCGGCGGACGTGTTCGGCGGCCTGGTGGTCGCGCCGCCCGGCGAGGTCGCGCGCGACCTGCTCGGCGTCGGCGTGTTCTTCGCGCTGGTGGCGGTGCTGACGCTGGGCGCCGGGGCGGCGCTGCGCAGCGCGGCCGGGACGCTGACCGTCGTGTTCCTGCTGCTCATGGGCCTGCCGCTGATGCTGCTGATGACCGGCAGCCAGGTGGCGGTGGAGCTGTCGCTGCGGATGCCGATGTTCGCCGGGCTGGCGTTCATGGGCAGCGCGGACAACCTGACCGGCGGGCCGATCCCGTACCCGGCGGTGGAGGGCCTGGCCTGGCTGGTGGCCTGGACGGCGGCGGCGCTCGCCGCCGGGCACGCGGTCCTGCGCCGCCGGGACGCCTAGACTGCGCCCGCGGCGGCCGTACCGCGGGGAGCGCGGGGAGCGCGGCGCGAGCCGCGCGGAGCGTGAGGAGAGCGACATGAGCACCGCCGGCCGGGCACAGTCGGGCCGGGCACAGTCGGGCCGGGCACAGTCGGAACGGGCACAGTCGGGCCGGGTCTTGGCGGCGCGGGCGCCGGCCGGGCGGGCATCGGCGGGCGTGCTGCTCGGGGCCGCGCTCGGCGTGGCCGAGCTGGCGGCCGTCTGCCTGGCCGGGCCCGCGCTGCTCGTCCCCGCCGCGAGGCCCGCCGCGGCGCGGCTCGTCGCCCGGCTGGTCGCGCTGGACCGCGCCCGCCTCGCCCGCTTCCACGGCCACGACGGCGCGGGCGAGGGCGGGCTCGGCTTCCTCGCCGCGCGGGGCGCGCTCGGCGTGGCCGCCGGGTACGCCTGCGCCTCAGCCCTGTTCCTCACGGCGCTGCTGATGGGCGGCGGGCTGTGGGACCTGGCGCGCGGCGGCTCGGAGCCGGTGCCGGTCACCCTGCCCGGGGTGCGGATCGTCACCAGCAGCGGCGCGCTCGGCCTGGCCGGCGGCCTCACCATGGCGGGGCTGACCGCCCTGCTGATCCTGGCCGCCGCCGCGCTCGAACGGCTGCTCGCCGCCCGTCTCCTCGGCCCCGACCGGCAGGAGCGCATGCGCCGCCGCATCGCCGAGCTGACCGCGACCCGGTCCGGCATCGTCCGGGCCGTGGACGACGAGCGCCGCCGCATCGAGCGCGACCTGCACGACGGCGTCCAGCAGCGCGGCGTCGCCCTGGCCATGCTGCTCGGCCGCGCCCGGCACCAGGCGGCCACAGCCGCCACAGCCGCCCGCGGGGACGAGAGCGCGGCGGCGCAGGCCCGCGTCGCCGACCTGGTCGCGCAGGCCTACGCCGAGTCGCGCCGGCTGCTCGACGAGCTGCGCAGCGTCGCCTGGCGCGTCTACCCGACCGCGCTGGACGAGCTGGGCCTGCACGCCGCCCTCGACGGCGCCGCCGAGCGGGCCGGCGTGCCCGTCACCGTCCACTACGGCCTGACCGCCCGCCCCGCCTCGGAGATCGAGACCGCCCTGTACTTCGTGGCCCGCGAGGCGATCACCAACGCGGTCAAGCACGCCGGCGCCCATGACATTCTGGTCGTGCTGAGCGAGGACGAGCGGACGGTGAGCGTGGTCATCTCGGACGACGGCAGGGGCGGCGCCGACCCGGCGGGCGGCGGCCTGGCCGGCCTGGCCAGGCGGGTGCTGGCCCTGGACGGCGACTTCCGCGTCGACAGCCCGCCCGGCGGCCCCACCAGGGTCGCCGCCCGGCTGCCGAAGGAGCCGCCGTGCGGGTGATCCTGGCCGACGACTCCGTGCTGCTGCGCGAGGGGCTGACGCGGCTGCTCGACGAGGCGGGCCACGAGGTGGTGGCCGCCGTCGCCGACGCGCCCGCGCTGCTCGACGCCGTCGCCCGGCACCGTCCCGACGTGGCCGTGGTCGACGTGCGCATGCCGCCCACCCACCGCGACGAGGGGCTGCGGGCGGCGCTGGAGATCCGTGAGCGCCACCCGGGCGTCGGCGTGCTGGTCCTGTCGCAGTACGTCGAGCAGCACTACGCCGCCCGGCTGCTGGCCGGCGCCGCCGAAGGGCTCGGCTACCTGCTGAAGGACCGGGTGTCGGAGGTCGCCGAGTTCCTCGGCTCGCTGGAGCGGGTGCACGCGGGCGGCACCGCCCTGGACCCGGAGGTCGTCCGCAGCCTCATGGCGCGCGCCGCCCACGCCGACCCGCTGTCGCGGCTCAGCCCGCGCGAGAGCGAGGTGCTGCGCCACCTCGCTCAGGGCCTGACCAACGCCGCCGTGGCCGAGCGCCTGCACGTCTCGCTCAGCACCGTCGAGAAGCACGTCAACGCCGTCATGGACAAGCTCGACCTGCCCCGCGACCCCGGCTACAGCCGCCGCGTGCTGGCCGTCCTGCGCTACCTCGGCGGCTGAGCGCCGCTCCCCGGCGGCAGGAACGACGGGGAGTCGAACGAGCCGAGGCGCCACAGCCGGTCCAGCGTGGCCCGCAGCGAGGCCGCGTCGTTGAGGTGCGGGAACGGCTCGTCCGGCACGTCCGCCTCCAGGAACCGGCACAGCGGCTCCCACCCCTCCCGCACGTCGAACACCAGCAGCCGGTCCGGCGGCAGGCTCTCGCGCACCTCCGCCACGTGCCGCTCGAACACCGCGACCGACTCCGCCACGTCCGGCATGCCCTCGCGGAAGATCTGCTCGCCGCCGAACACGGACGCGCTGATCCGGCCCAGCACCGGCCGCAGGCGCAGCATGCCGTGCAGGAGCGTGGCGCCGTCCTCGGGCGCGTCCTCCGGCAGGAACCGGGCCGGGCCGCTGGTGATGAGCGTCTGCATGCTGGCGTGCCAGTCGCCCGGGTCGCGCACGGTGAGGACGACCTTCGCCTCCGGGTACGCCTCCGCCTGCTCCCGCCACCAGTGCGAGGCGGGCCAGTCCTGCGTGGAGCGGAAGCCGGCCAGGACGTGGTCCCAGTCCACGTCCTCGCCGTCGGCGAGCGGGAGCCACCGGTCCACGCGGGCCGGGTCGGTCATGATGTCGAACATGTGATGGCACGGCCCGAACCCGAGCCGCTCCAGCGCCGCCTTCATCGAGCTGGTGCCGGTGCGCGGGAAACCCGCGCCTATCACCGTCAGCACGTCATGCCTCCAGGGGATCGGGGTGCCGATTCCGGCCGGTTCGCTCCGATGGTCGCCGAGACCGGCCGGTTCGCCAAGCGCCCGGCGGGTCTCACAACGCCAGACGGCCCACCCAGTGCTCGATCAGCGGCCGGTCGCCGGAGACCCGTACCCGGCCCTCGTCCAGGGGCAGCCGGCGGGCGCACACCAGCATGAGGTCCGCCGCCGTCCCCGCCAGGACCGCGTCGGCCTCGCCCGCCCCGCGCCGGAACCGCATCCCGTCCGGCGTCCTGGTGACGAGCCAGCCGTCCAGGCCGTCGGGCCGGACGGCGATCCGCTCGCCCCGGCCGCGCAGCTCGGCCAGGTCCGGCTTGAACGCCGCCATGCCGGGGTCGGTCAGCGCCTCCAGGAGCTCGTCGATCACGTCCGCCGCGCGGTCATCGGGGATCGCGAACGCCGCCCCCGTGGTGGCGGCCGCGTCGTAGTGGTGCACGCACGTCTCGTTGAGCATCCGCCGCAGCAGGGCGACGGTCGGCCGCGGCCCGAAGAACGTGCGCATCTCGGTGTCCGGCCCGGCCTCGGCCACCTCGGCGACCAGCTCCTCGGCCCCCGCCCGCAGCCACGCGGCCCAGCCCCGCGGCGGGCCGGGCTCGGCCTGCCAGGGGTCGGGCGGCGGCATGACGTCCCGCTTGCGCACCAGCTCGGCCGCCCACCGCACGGACTGCCCCATGTGGCCCACCAGCACGCGCAGCGGCCAGTCCGGGCAGGTCGGCACCCGCGCCTCCGGGTCGCCGCCCGCCGCCGCGCGGCCGAGCGCGTCCGTGCGCTCCCGCAGCGCCGCGGCGAGCGAGGCGAAGCCCAGCGTCGTCTCCGTCATGATCGTCCCTCCGGGTCGTCGTCCGGCATCGCCGCTACCGTAGGAACTCCAGTCAGGTGGAGGTTCAAGTGCCTTTGCGCGACGAGACGCTCGGCATCGGCGAGCTGGCCCGGCTCACCGGCGTGCCCGTGCGCACCATCCGCTTCTACTGCGACGAAGGGCTCATCGAGTCCGTGCGCAGCGTGGGCGGCCACCGCAGGTTCGCCCCGGCCGCCGCCGACCGGCTCGCCCTGGTCAGGCGGCTGCGCGGGCTCGGGCTCGGGCTGGTGTCCGTGCGGCACGTCCTCGACGGCGAACGGTCGGTGGGCGAGGTCGTCGCGGCCGAGCGGGCCGCGCTCGACGTGCGGCTGGCCGGCCTGGCCTGGCGGCGGGCCGCGCTGCGGGCCGTCGAGGAGGCCGCGCCCGCCGACCGGGCCGCCCGGCTGGAGCTGCTGGCCGCCGCCGAGAACGGCCCGGCCGCGCGCGACGCGCTGATCGGGTTCTGGCGGCGCTCGATGGTGGTGCCCGTCTCCGACGAGCTGTTCACCGGGTTCGTCACGATGGCCGTGCCGCAGCCGCCGTTCGAGCCGACGCCGCTCCAGGTCGTCGCCTACGCCGAGCTGGTCGCCCTGGTCGGCGACCTGACGCTGCCGCACGCCCTGGAGGCGCGGGCCCGCCGCGAGGCCGGGAGCATCCTCGACGAGGACGCGCTGCTGACCGGCGTCGGCGAGGCGTGCTCGCTGGCCGAGCCCCTCGTCCTGGCGGGGGAGCCGCCCCGCGGGGGGCTCGCGCTCGACCGGTACGTGGCCGCGCACGCCGAGGTCCGCCGGGCCGGCGACACCCCGGCCTTCCGGCGGCGGCTGCTGGCCAGTGTGGCTCCCGACCGCGACGCCCGGATGCGCCGCTACTGGCGGCTGGTGGGCGAGGTCAGCGGCGAGGCCGTCACGATCGGCTCGGCGCACCTGTGGCTGACCGACGCCCTGGAACGCTCGCTCACCCCGCCCCACGCGTGACGCGGCGGTTGTAACACGCGGCGCGTCCCGCCGAAACATGCCTCTCCTACATTCCGGCCAGGCGCACTTCGCACAGAGAGGCGATGGCATGGGCTGGCGATTACAGGTCTCCCACGTGACCCGCGTGGAGTACGACGGCGAAGCCCGCTCCTCCTACAACGAGGTCAGGATGACGCCGGCGCACAACGTGCTCTCCAGCAGGGTCACTGTGACCCCGTCCGTCCCGGTCTTCACCTACCCGGACTACTGGGGGACGACGGTGACCTCGTTCGACGTGATGGAGCCGCACTCCTCGCTGACGGTCGAGGCCGTCAGCCGGGTCGAGACGAGCGCGCCGCGCCGCCCCCGGCGGGCCGCGGCCGAGCCGGACCCATCGCTGGAGGAGCTGCGCCGCCGCACCCCGTTGACGGCCGTCGGCCCCGAGCTGGAGGAGCTGGCCAGGGCCCAGGCGCGCGGCCGCGACCCGCACGAGACGGCCGGGGCGATCTGCGAGCTGGTGGCGGCGCGGGTGGCGTACCTGCCGGGCCGGGCCGGCGTGCGCGCCTCCGCGCAGGAGGCGTGGGACC includes:
- a CDS encoding transglutaminase family protein, translating into MGWRLQVSHVTRVEYDGEARSSYNEVRMTPAHNVLSSRVTVTPSVPVFTYPDYWGTTVTSFDVMEPHSSLTVEAVSRVETSAPRRPRRAAAEPDPSLEELRRRTPLTAVGPELEELARAQARGRDPHETAGAICELVAARVAYLPGRAGVRASAQEAWDLGEGACQDLAHLTAGLLRAAGLPARYVSGYLHPRPGAEVGEPVDGQSHAWVEYWAGEWLPLDPTDRTYVPEAHVVVARGRDHSDVPPLKGVHQGPAGSRQEITVTVTRLAPA